aaattgataataaaatttatagtttgtTTTTTAAACTCAATTTATGTATCATATCATAATAATTTTCAACCGGCTCAGATTCAATTTGTGCATCACATTCTGATTATTTCGTTGACATGTCAGCCGAAGGGACGAAAAAAGAGCTGacagaatttttttaatctaaaattatagatttagtttcatttcatATTTTGTGCAAATTCGAAGAGGAAAACCTCTATTGATTAATCAAATTTACATTATTTTAACAAAGagtttgagaaaaaaataaaattaagcacCTAATTACAAAAAGTTATTCCATTCTAtccattaaatttatatattaataaaaaatgaggTATTCTCTTATGTAGGTCCAAAGTGGACCACCTCCTAATTGTCTGGTTTGGTAAGGATAAGAACTGTCATGCTCTCATATCAATCTTCCTCACCTCTGGCCTTTACCTTAACCTTTCTTTACTAAATCAAATGAAATTTCCACATAAATTAGCCACCTTCCTTTGATCAATAATTCACAATCAAAAAAATATCTACCCATTTTTTCTGATCCAATTCCactttcaaaacaaatttcaagTATGGATCTTGATGAGTGGGAAATTCTTCCTCATCATGGTGGCTTTCTTGATTACCATGAAGATGATGATCATGGtggcaaaaagaaaaaaagttttgCATCAACCAAACATGGATCAAATCAAAGAAGTATGTTCAATATGAACTACTTTGTTTGCCCTTCTTCACCTCCAAAAAATTCTAGACCAAGTCAGCAGCTTGTTCCAGTTCCATTTCAGTTGGAACCTGCTCAAGAATTGTGTTCTGATAAAAAGcctattgatataaaggtggtAATACCATCTATGATCATACCAGAGATCAACGGCTCTGATCAAGTTGCAGCTTCTTCAAAAGAAGCTGAAGCTGATCAGGACCCGATTTCTCAAGTTTTCTTCAAGAAAATGAAGGAAAATAAATTTGTCGACATGAAATTGGACTCTCCTGAGTCCCCTACTAAAGGGTTTGTTCATCCTCCTTCTCCTCAAATCGATGCGGCCCAGTTTAAATTTGAAGATAAAGGTGAGGTTTTGGAGATTAATAAGACTAATTCTCCAAGAATTGAGgatcaaaaagagaaaatttgGGAAggggatgatgatgatggtttgAACTTATGGAAATGGAGCTTGAATGGAATTGGAGCTATTTGCTCATTTGGAGTTGCTGCTGCCACTGTTTGTATAATCATTTTTGGTAGTCAGCAGAGGAACAATCAGCAGAAACATCAGAATCAGAAGTTCAGATTCCAGATTTACACTGATGACAAGGTTTGTAGCCTCTCACTCATTTCAGTAGTTTTTGCCTAATTTTGTTTCCATGATAAAGCTTGTTTCTACCGATGAGCTacaactcaaatggtataagcgccaGATAGCTGATCGTGGAATTCAATTTGATCGAAGAGGAGCGAGCGCTTCTCGCAGGAATTGAATCCGCGATTTTATAGTTTGCTGCCaagcgtttataccatttgagttataactcggTGCAAATGAATCATAATTGTGTGAATTTTGATGTTTTGATGATGTTTTGAGCTAATTAGTGTTTAATAATGTTGTAACAGAGGATTAAACAAGTGGTTCATCATGCAACAAGATTCAATGAAGCAATCACAGCAGTAAGAGGAGTTCCAATTGCTAGAGCTCATATAACTTATGGAGGTTACTACGAAGGCATTTGAACCAAAAGTTGAGGTCACCTGTTATGTTTGTGGTTAAGGATCTGATATTATATTAAGtgtcttcttcttcaaagtTTTGTACATAAAGTAAATATATGTAATTATATATGAGATGGATGTTTGTGTAATAGATTCTGATGAATATGTTTGTGTAGTGGATCCTGATGAATCTCTCTATGTATTGGAGATTCCTTATGAAGACGTTGATGTATTGTTAGCACTAACTAATATTTTGTATTTGTGGGTTTCGTCCAACCTTTTCTCTGTTTATCAAgcattagcttaaattgatgaGTTTAATGAATTTTAATCTGAATTAGTAATATAATTGAGTTGAATGCTGATCAGGGGACTAATTCTTGAActtttgatgaaaaaaaattcatttctcgACTCTAATTTTGTGTTATCTaatatttaaacttataaaatGTGTCATTTTTTCCATATAAAACAGGGGGAATATTAATCTAGTTGTTGGAACGTAATGTTGGAGGGCCGTTTCAATAAATTGATTCGAGTTGTtccttttaaatattaaattggcaTGGAAATATGAAACGTAGCTTGTGGACGACAGTTTTGCTATAAATTTCTATTTGATACGTAGTTAAGAAGCATAATCCGTAACGACCATGGCCAATTTGACTTTGTTTATGTTTCAACTTATATTcattaaagttaaaataagttaatacagtcgaccctctaatagttaatattctataaattaataattctaataattaataaaaaattgagagaaccaacttcgttccacgtcgaataattaataattctattctttaataattaataaaatttaaaatatattttacatgaatattaattattagagagatattttaaaaaaatgtataacaattgatgatttatttgagccaatactaaccttaattcataaagtgaaagttaaaataccattaaattatgactttcttattcttttgagaaattttaaaaaaagttattagataaacaaattaaagtaagtaaagtatctctagtataaaaaatattaaaaattattttactttatgaatacaacttcttaataattattttttagtttgatatcaattgatatttcttaaattaaatataaaattatttattttaaatttagtgattgtaaagtgtatttagttagtttttttataatataatattaatattaggtctattaatgtagatgctttaaaatatcttttataattttttttatataaattcaataaattaataattctaataattaataaatttttgatccaccatgtgtattaattatcagaacGTCGACTGTAACTATATCCTAAACCACTAAACTTTATTTGCTTCTTTTTCTCTCAAATTTTTCTTATCGTTCTTccattgaatttgtttagtattaTGGTCCGGTTTTCCATCAGCAGTAAGCtcattttattatgtttattcataatttataatttatcttttttttaaattgtctatttttttctgccgtttttttttcatttttatgtaggatttggtttatttttttatgggtagattttttttttatgaatattaactCTCCAACtctaataatatttatttataccaACAAACTATAACTCAAATAGTACAAATATTAAGATAACATTCTGCCAAGATCGTGGGTTTAATTTCTCTCACAAGCGCTACCCCtcttcaattatataaaaaaaactcaaaaaatctaaacatattGATCAAATAAATGTACTCTCTCTATACAATTTTGTGTTCTCACTTCTCCCTAAAAAGAtctctttttcttcattttttggagggtgggagaagatgatttttccggTTAGCCGGAAAATCATCCTCTCTCCACCATATTACTAATTATTAtagatctattttaatttttgatttggttcttgttgatttttttattgaaataaagtTTAAGGTCTTCTATACCTTATTTGCTTAGATTTTCTTAGATCTCACAagaaattttagtgttttttaaattttaattttaaagtcttgtagatctaagaaattaaaatagtatGGATCTATCTTTTTAGAGTTTaaatgaagatgaagatcgAAAATTGGAAATAGTAGGTTTCAACGGATCAAGCGGATTGAATGGCAAATCGGAAAAGGAAAAATACCCTCTCAACGGAATCGTTCTGTTAAAGTTAAGAGATTTATGTCTAGAATTTTCTTGTATTTTTTGCTTGTATTTTTATTGTTGcctattattttatattttaatttttgaaaaatcataTATTTGTCCTTTGTTATATAACTTTCACTCTTTGTAAGTTGCATCATCataatagattttatttttgaaaaaaaaacatataaaataaatgtattcgtgaaaataaaaaagttgaagacaattgttttctttatttgctAATGAATTAATTGTTAAGCAATACATGAACTTTACTTTAATTTGCGATTACAATACGAACTTTGAAATTTTGGCAAGTTAGTACACCGATTAACACTACAACAACACGTGGTTGAAGATTACAATGTCCAAGTTAGTGTTTTTCGAGTTCGGTGTactaatttgtcaaaaaataaaaattggtgttGTAAttgccaacttttaaaattcGGGTTGTAATTACAAATCATGATAAAGTTCATGTAATAATTTGCAATTAAACCTTtgctaaataaaaattataagttttgTATTGTTACGAATGCTAggtaaatattaattataaaatctaAGAATCAATTTGCTCGACTACTTGATAAGACGACATATtctatatttgatttattattgttcaaatattatataaaatttttatattaataatattattacttaagtaaaaaaaatgtatacatATTACATAATAGGTTACTTTAAGGGTTGGAGAGTGATTATTCCACAGGTGTCATAAGCCAGTTGCTTGTTATGGAAACGGAAACAAAAGATCAACTTAGAAGAAATCCTAATAGCCTACCTAAATCCCCaggatattttttaaaattagggttATAGGGGAGTGAGATGACCCGTTGATGCATCCAAACAAAACAGATTAATGGAGTGATGACCCACTTGAGATGCTGAGTTTCTTCGTTAGATTCATGTAGATGAAAAATGAGCAGTGTACAGTGTTTACTTGGCAAAATTGTTGACATGAATTTGTGATGTGAATGCTCAATATGGAAGCTAATGCTCGTTGGCATGTCCATGCGGCTTACGTAAGGTTATATACATTTTGTTCAATTTGACCtaattctttcaaaaaaaaaatacattttaaacgAAATTGGATGAAGATAAGAAAATATAGATTATTCCGCTATGGTTTTTAAGAACATAtgtttcttatttaaaaattatacaacacaaccaTTGTGTCCGAAAATGAATGATGTGatgtgaaaaaattggattggaattctctcaagttcaaatgaacttgaggagGTCATGTGAACGGTGTAGATTTATTTTGActaaaattgtacttttttaatctacaccgttcatctCAATccgaaaaaattataattaaaaaattaaaaaattaaaaatttctttATCACAAATGCTACAAACATTGTTGTGGTCTTCTTATTTACATCCACCATCCCTAACTTTTTATAACACCATGTGGTACCAATATCAATTAAGTTGCACCTTAAAAAAAACAGCATGATATATAAGTGCTACATGAAtaataaaacagaaaaattaaatttacaaaatcaataaaatattcaaaaccctaaaactaAAATGCACCACTCCAGCGGCAACTCTAGATACAATCCACCACTGCCAACACCGGCAGCCACTCATCAATCACCTGATTAACAAATCTTCATAGTTGATACAAGTGGATGAGAGAATAGAATAGCAGCAGAAGACTCCATTAACACCAAAACGATAAACCCAACTCTCCATTGCCAAAAACTCCTACCTTACATACTCATCGTCCACACTCAATTCACTATCATATGTCTGAAAACttacaaaactaaattgaaAGGAAAATTGGGATTTCTCTCAGACAAATGCCTCGATTGTCGTCACGATTTAAAAGAATGGATTGATCGGACTCGTCATCTATGATTTTTATCATCACTGAGAATTCCCATTATtccaaaacaatataaaaaatttgaattagttAAAAATGGAGCCTCAGAATAGCAGTAAGTCAGCAAGACTCAAAAGAGTCATTCAGTCCCGAAAGATGGTTAATATTAATTACTGATCTCATCATCGACATCAACCCATTTCAAAACTAATCTAAAACttaatgaaaatatttgaaTCCATATAGGAAAggaaattaattttcttttactaataaaaaaaaaagaaaatatccTTACCTAAAAACCGATTCAAATTTGTTATATGCCTCTGTCTGAACCAAACGTCGTCGTTTAAGCAACCTTCTGGTTATTCGGAGGCAATAAATTGAAGagttttaaaatagaataattaaaaaaaatggatgtCCAAGGCTATTTGAAGGACAATCGCTGGTTGACAGTAATTGCCTACTCGAAAAACCTTGGTATTTGATTTAACAAATTTTTGATTTCTGCCTGTTAACTAAGCCGATTGTGAAATTGAATTAGAAACACATGGCTACTCTGAAggcataaaataattaataaacgcAGCTAAATTAGTGTTATCAAATGAACCAACAGATAAATAAAGGTAGAGACCAACTATGAGAACCTGCACTGTGGAGAAGACGGAGTGGCGCTGCAGATTGCAGAAGAAGCTGTTGTTAGGGTTTTATTCAAAGATTTGGGGATTCTAGGGTTAGGGCTCAGAGGAAGCAATTGTTCAGTTTGACTATGCATTTTACTGAAATATCCTCATTCTATAGAGCTGGAGTCGATATTAGCCGGACGACTTTAGTTTACTTGGGCTTAAGCCCAGCCTTACTTAAGAAGGAAATGTCAAAGGACTATATTTGTCATTTGCcagcaaaagtttaaaaaataaattagaggaatttaaaaaaaaaattataaaatttttccgattttgaaatttaatttttactctCTTATGTACACTATAAAAGAAGTG
This region of Mercurialis annua linkage group LG1-X, ddMerAnnu1.2, whole genome shotgun sequence genomic DNA includes:
- the LOC126664889 gene encoding uncharacterized protein LOC126664889 yields the protein MDLDEWEILPHHGGFLDYHEDDDHGGKKKKSFASTKHGSNQRSMFNMNYFVCPSSPPKNSRPSQQLVPVPFQLEPAQELCSDKKPIDIKVVIPSMIIPEINGSDQVAASSKEAEADQDPISQVFFKKMKENKFVDMKLDSPESPTKGFVHPPSPQIDAAQFKFEDKGEVLEINKTNSPRIEDQKEKIWEGDDDDGLNLWKWSLNGIGAICSFGVAAATVCIIIFGSQQRNNQQKHQNQKFRFQIYTDDKRIKQVVHHATRFNEAITAVRGVPIARAHITYGGYYEGI